In the Elioraea tepida genome, one interval contains:
- a CDS encoding exopolysaccharide biosynthesis protein produces MPPPEAGEHPAQAKAEPRRRASELLLDLARAWPAERISVGELLAALGDRGYGLVMLALALPNLIPVPIPGLSGVLGTPIILLALMMLAGYPEPVLPRFIRDRSFPRAGFEAVMLRAEPWLQWLERFTRPGTLRLPNRAVEIPAALLIAVNAVLLALPIPFGNPAPALAIVLTSVALIEADRRLFLASILVMLAAIAIDLAIVLAIIGLGRAVAELL; encoded by the coding sequence ATGCCCCCGCCTGAGGCGGGAGAGCATCCGGCCCAGGCCAAGGCGGAGCCGCGTCGGCGCGCCTCTGAGCTCCTGCTCGATCTCGCCCGCGCCTGGCCTGCGGAGCGGATCAGCGTCGGCGAGCTCCTCGCCGCTCTCGGCGACCGCGGCTACGGCCTCGTGATGCTCGCCCTTGCCCTGCCGAACCTGATTCCGGTGCCGATCCCTGGCCTCTCCGGCGTCCTCGGCACACCGATCATCCTCCTCGCGCTGATGATGCTCGCGGGCTATCCCGAGCCGGTGCTGCCGAGGTTCATACGCGACCGCTCCTTCCCGCGCGCCGGGTTCGAGGCGGTGATGCTGCGGGCAGAGCCGTGGCTTCAGTGGCTCGAGCGTTTCACGCGCCCCGGCACGCTGAGGCTGCCGAACCGCGCCGTCGAGATCCCGGCCGCGCTCCTGATCGCCGTCAACGCGGTGCTGCTCGCGCTGCCGATCCCGTTCGGCAACCCCGCCCCGGCTCTCGCCATCGTGCTCACCTCGGTCGCGCTCATCGAGGCCGACCGGCGCCTGTTCCTCGCCTCGATCCTCGTGATGCTCGCCGCGATCGCGATCGACCTCGCGATCGTCCTTGCGATCATCGGCCTCGGCAGGGCGGTGGCCGAGCTCTTGTGA
- a CDS encoding M81 family metallopeptidase → MAKGPPPRIAVLGFSIECNAFAPPATRADFEASVWLERDAITADARSATPVALPETAGFYAAMDATGPWQPVPILLAMAEPNGPVEEPLFAEMMAIWRKGLEAARPLDGVYLCLHGAGLTTAREDPDGDLCAMVRSVVGPDVPIVATLDLHANVSEAMVANPDVLVGYRTNPHIDMRERGEEAAVHLRALLRGTRTVRRFIRLPIVPPTTTMLTGPDATDRPFGEMIDLGQRRAAESDCAGRIMNVSVMGGFAYSDTSKNGLAVVVTAREGDAEEAEALAVEIAELGWTNRERFRPRLTSLEDATALALATGADPGKPAQCFADVADNPGGGGRGNTMWVIEAFLKAGVQDALVGLINDAPLAAEAHRLGLGARFTARFNTAETNTFSKPLEAEAEVVALGDGHVVGRRGIFAGREMRLGPSAALRVAGLTIVVVSNRTQCADPAFFEMLGLDIRAARSVVVKSRGHFRAGFDEFFGNDRITEVDAPGLTSPILSRFTWKRLPRPVIPLDENVTWSPADLRL, encoded by the coding sequence ATGGCCAAGGGGCCGCCGCCGCGCATCGCCGTGCTCGGCTTCTCGATCGAGTGCAACGCCTTCGCCCCGCCGGCCACACGGGCGGATTTCGAGGCCTCTGTGTGGCTCGAACGCGACGCGATCACGGCGGATGCGCGCTCCGCCACACCGGTGGCACTGCCCGAGACGGCGGGTTTCTACGCCGCGATGGACGCGACCGGCCCCTGGCAGCCTGTGCCGATCCTGCTTGCGATGGCCGAGCCGAACGGGCCGGTCGAGGAGCCGCTGTTCGCTGAAATGATGGCGATCTGGCGCAAGGGGCTCGAGGCGGCGAGGCCGCTCGACGGCGTCTACCTCTGCCTGCATGGAGCGGGGCTGACCACCGCCCGCGAGGACCCGGACGGGGATCTCTGCGCGATGGTGCGCTCGGTCGTCGGCCCGGACGTGCCGATCGTCGCGACCCTCGACCTGCACGCCAACGTCTCCGAGGCGATGGTCGCGAACCCCGATGTCTTGGTCGGCTACCGCACCAATCCGCACATCGACATGCGCGAGCGCGGCGAGGAGGCAGCGGTTCACCTGCGCGCGCTCTTGCGCGGCACGCGCACCGTCCGGCGCTTCATCCGCCTGCCGATCGTTCCGCCGACGACGACGATGCTCACCGGCCCCGACGCGACCGACCGTCCTTTCGGCGAGATGATCGATCTCGGCCAGAGGCGTGCCGCCGAGAGCGATTGTGCCGGGCGGATCATGAACGTCTCTGTGATGGGCGGTTTCGCCTACTCCGACACGTCGAAGAACGGGCTTGCCGTCGTCGTCACCGCGCGCGAGGGAGACGCAGAGGAGGCAGAGGCGCTCGCCGTCGAGATCGCCGAGCTCGGCTGGACGAACCGCGAGCGCTTCCGCCCGCGGCTCACAAGCCTCGAGGACGCAACCGCGCTCGCCCTTGCGACCGGCGCCGATCCGGGGAAGCCCGCCCAGTGCTTCGCCGATGTCGCCGACAATCCGGGCGGGGGCGGACGCGGCAACACGATGTGGGTCATCGAGGCCTTCCTCAAGGCGGGCGTTCAGGACGCGCTCGTCGGCCTCATCAACGACGCCCCGCTCGCGGCCGAGGCGCACCGGCTCGGCCTCGGCGCGCGCTTCACCGCCCGGTTCAACACCGCGGAGACCAACACGTTCTCGAAGCCGCTCGAGGCGGAGGCCGAGGTGGTCGCGCTCGGAGACGGTCACGTGGTCGGACGGCGCGGCATCTTCGCCGGCCGCGAGATGCGGCTCGGGCCTTCGGCAGCGCTTCGTGTGGCGGGGCTCACCATCGTCGTCGTCTCCAACCGCACGCAGTGCGCCGACCCTGCCTTCTTCGAGATGCTCGGCCTCGACATCCGCGCGGCGCGGTCGGTGGTGGTGAAGTCGCGCGGGCATTTCCGCGCCGGCTTCGACGAGTTCTTCGGCAATGACCGGATCACCGAGGTGGACGCGCCGGGCCTCACCTCGCCGATCCTCTCCCGCTTCACCTGGAAGCGCCTGCCGCGGCCGGTGATCCCGCTCGACGAGAACGTCACCTGGTCGCCGGCCGACCTGCGCCTCTGA
- a CDS encoding pyridoxal-phosphate dependent enzyme has protein sequence MPAPTSISPRYLDPRSGRTWPVDPPRWRADDGAPLMLTPMPGITRREIASGTRSLWRYRRALPVADDVEPVSLGEGCTPLIVREVAGARAHLKLEWFAPTGSFKDRGASVMLTALRAQGVTAVLEDSSGNGGAAIAAYAAAAGMAATILVPASTSPAKIVQMKAAGATIELVPGTRQDCAEAALARAETIFYASHNWHPFFLQGTKTLAYELWEDLGFRAPDNVIIPCGAGSNVLGCDLGFGELLRAGEIDRLPRLFAVQPANVAPIAAAFAAGSDAPVPCTIASTIAEGTAIAHPIRLAEVLGAIRRSGGAAVTVTEAEIEAALFALARSGLYVEPTCATTAAAFANLLLDGTIGPEETTVLVLTGTGLKATQRIAALMGMEV, from the coding sequence ATGCCCGCCCCGACCTCGATCTCCCCGCGCTACCTCGATCCAAGATCCGGGCGGACCTGGCCGGTCGACCCGCCGCGCTGGCGCGCCGATGACGGGGCGCCGCTGATGCTCACCCCGATGCCCGGGATCACGCGGCGCGAGATCGCAAGCGGCACGCGAAGCCTCTGGCGCTATCGCCGCGCCCTGCCGGTTGCGGACGATGTCGAACCGGTCAGCCTCGGCGAGGGCTGCACGCCGCTGATCGTGCGCGAGGTCGCCGGCGCGCGCGCGCATCTCAAGCTCGAGTGGTTCGCCCCCACCGGCAGCTTCAAGGACCGCGGCGCCTCGGTGATGCTCACGGCGCTGCGCGCGCAAGGGGTCACCGCCGTGCTCGAGGACAGCTCCGGCAATGGCGGTGCGGCGATCGCGGCGTACGCGGCGGCGGCTGGAATGGCGGCGACGATCCTCGTCCCCGCCTCGACGTCGCCCGCGAAGATCGTGCAGATGAAGGCCGCCGGCGCGACGATCGAGCTCGTCCCCGGCACGCGGCAGGACTGTGCCGAGGCCGCCCTCGCCCGCGCCGAAACGATCTTCTACGCGAGCCACAACTGGCACCCGTTCTTCCTGCAGGGAACGAAGACGCTCGCCTACGAGCTGTGGGAAGACCTCGGCTTCCGCGCGCCCGACAACGTGATCATCCCCTGCGGCGCAGGCTCGAACGTGCTCGGCTGCGACCTCGGCTTCGGCGAACTGCTGCGTGCAGGCGAGATCGACCGCCTGCCGCGCCTGTTCGCCGTGCAGCCGGCGAATGTCGCGCCGATCGCGGCCGCCTTCGCCGCCGGCTCGGATGCGCCGGTTCCCTGCACGATCGCATCCACCATCGCCGAGGGAACCGCGATCGCACATCCGATACGCCTCGCCGAGGTGCTCGGGGCGATCCGGCGCTCGGGCGGCGCGGCGGTCACGGTGACGGAAGCCGAGATCGAGGCCGCCCTGTTCGCTCTTGCCCGCAGCGGCCTCTATGTCGAGCCGACCTGCGCGACCACCGCCGCTGCCTTCGCCAACCTGCTCCTTGACGGAACGATCGGCCCTGAGGAGACCACGGTTCTCGTGCTCACCGGCACGGGGCTCAAGGCGACGCAGCGGATCGCGGCGCTGATGGGGATGGAGGTCTGA
- a CDS encoding magnesium transporter CorA family protein encodes MITTYRVEAGQMRVGDLLPVPPGPGEAAATPSALPIWIDLMQPTLQEERLVEQLIGVELPTREEMQEIEASSRLYREGDVLFMTANFLHGADTGEVGSTPITFVLTTHCLVTIRHATPKAFGVFAARAAKNPSLASTADGVMLGLFEQVVDRLADILERIGADMDRTSQAAFRAARSKEVASKKEQALKEALIALGTVGEITARTSDTLLGLSRILAFIAAESDSCIRRENKGRIKTLARDVRSLMDHGKFLNDKATFLLDAVLGIINIEQSAIIKTFSVVAVVFLPPTLVASIYGMNFEVMPELQWTLGYPLALGLMVFSAVAPLWYFRRKGWL; translated from the coding sequence ATGATCACCACCTATAGGGTCGAGGCCGGGCAGATGCGCGTGGGCGACCTGCTGCCGGTCCCGCCGGGGCCGGGAGAGGCCGCCGCGACTCCGTCCGCCCTGCCGATCTGGATCGACCTGATGCAGCCCACGCTCCAGGAGGAGCGGCTCGTCGAGCAGCTGATCGGTGTCGAGCTGCCGACGCGCGAGGAGATGCAGGAGATCGAGGCCTCCTCCCGGCTTTACCGCGAGGGCGACGTTCTGTTCATGACGGCGAACTTCCTCCATGGCGCCGACACCGGCGAGGTCGGCTCCACGCCGATCACCTTCGTGCTGACCACCCACTGCCTTGTCACGATCCGCCACGCCACGCCCAAGGCCTTCGGCGTGTTCGCCGCGCGCGCGGCCAAGAACCCCTCCCTCGCGAGCACGGCGGACGGGGTGATGCTCGGCCTGTTCGAACAGGTGGTCGACCGGCTCGCCGACATCCTCGAGCGCATCGGCGCCGACATGGACCGCACGAGCCAGGCCGCGTTCCGCGCCGCCCGGAGCAAGGAGGTCGCGTCGAAGAAGGAACAGGCGCTGAAGGAGGCGCTGATCGCCCTAGGCACGGTGGGTGAGATCACCGCCCGCACCTCCGACACGCTGCTTGGCCTCTCCCGAATCCTCGCCTTCATCGCTGCCGAGAGCGACAGCTGCATACGCCGCGAGAACAAGGGCAGGATCAAGACGCTCGCGCGCGACGTGCGCAGCCTGATGGACCACGGCAAGTTCCTCAACGACAAGGCCACCTTCCTGCTCGATGCCGTGCTCGGCATCATCAATATCGAGCAGTCGGCGATCATCAAGACCTTCTCGGTCGTCGCGGTGGTGTTCCTGCCGCCGACGCTTGTCGCCTCGATCTACGGCATGAACTTCGAGGTCATGCCGGAGCTGCAATGGACGCTCGGCTACCCCCTGGCACTCGGGCTGATGGTGTTCTCCGCCGTCGCCCCGCTCTGGTACTTCCGCCGCAAGGGCTGGCTCTGA
- a CDS encoding M20/M25/M40 family metallo-hydrolase: MTDVVALARDLVALDSRSSQSNRAVADRIEAELGGFEIERLDFTDPAGVAKRALVAHRGPMRPGVAFSAHMDTVPATGWTTDPWSPSIRDGRLEGLGACDMKGPLAASIAAAKAAPEGLPVTLLFTFDEETTKAGARLIAEQSALARRAAPKGIVVVEPSGMRCVRGHRVHVQFTATALGVQAHSSTGEGVNANLALIRFLHAILPVHDRLRTDPAWQDPAYSPPFSDFNIVIDNHGTAANVTVARATAHIKFRYSRRVDPMPIVAAVREAASRHGITLEEAWEGTPPELAEDHPLVAAAVAVTGHPATTAPYGTDAVELQAIAPCIVLGPGDVSEAHRPGEGIALAELEAAPATLVALAERVAAL, encoded by the coding sequence ATGACGGACGTCGTCGCACTCGCGCGCGATCTCGTTGCGCTTGACAGCCGCTCGAGCCAGTCGAACCGGGCTGTCGCCGACCGGATCGAGGCCGAGCTTGGGGGCTTCGAGATTGAGCGGCTCGACTTCACCGACCCGGCAGGGGTGGCGAAGCGCGCCCTCGTCGCGCATCGCGGGCCGATGCGGCCCGGGGTGGCGTTCAGCGCCCACATGGACACGGTTCCCGCCACCGGCTGGACGACCGACCCGTGGTCCCCCTCGATCCGCGACGGGCGGCTCGAGGGCCTTGGCGCCTGCGACATGAAGGGGCCGCTCGCGGCGAGCATCGCCGCCGCCAAAGCCGCTCCGGAGGGGCTGCCGGTGACACTTCTCTTCACCTTCGACGAGGAGACGACGAAGGCGGGCGCGCGGCTGATCGCCGAGCAGAGCGCGCTCGCGCGACGTGCCGCGCCGAAGGGGATTGTCGTGGTCGAGCCGTCGGGGATGCGCTGCGTGCGCGGGCACCGCGTGCACGTGCAGTTCACCGCGACCGCCTTGGGCGTGCAGGCGCACTCCTCCACCGGCGAGGGTGTGAACGCCAATCTCGCGCTGATCCGCTTCCTGCACGCCATCCTGCCGGTGCATGACCGGCTGCGCACCGACCCTGCCTGGCAGGACCCGGCCTATTCGCCGCCCTTCAGCGACTTCAACATCGTCATCGACAACCACGGCACGGCGGCGAACGTCACGGTGGCGCGCGCCACCGCCCACATCAAGTTCCGCTACTCCCGGCGTGTGGATCCGATGCCGATCGTCGCAGCGGTGCGCGAGGCGGCCTCGCGCCACGGCATCACGCTCGAGGAGGCCTGGGAAGGCACACCACCCGAACTCGCGGAGGACCATCCGCTCGTCGCCGCCGCGGTGGCGGTGACCGGCCATCCCGCCACCACCGCGCCTTACGGCACCGATGCTGTGGAGCTTCAGGCGATCGCCCCCTGCATCGTGCTCGGCCCGGGCGACGTTTCGGAGGCGCATCGCCCTGGCGAGGGCATCGCGCTCGCCGAACTCGAGGCGGCTCCGGCCACGCTTGTGGCGCTTGCCGAGCGCGTCGCTGCGCTCTGA